The proteins below come from a single Ictidomys tridecemlineatus isolate mIctTri1 chromosome 8, mIctTri1.hap1, whole genome shotgun sequence genomic window:
- the Ppard gene encoding peroxisome proliferator-activated receptor delta translates to MEQPQEETPEVREEEEKAEVAEAEGAPELNGGPELALPSSSYTDLSQSSSPPSLLDQLQMGCDGASGGSLNMECRVCGDKASGFHYGVHACEGCKGFFRRTIRMKLEYEKCDRSCKIQKKNRNKCQYCRFQKCLALGMSHNAIRFGRMPEAEKRKLVAGLTASEGHLHNPQLADLKAFSKHIYNAYLKNFNMTKKKARSILTGKSSHTAPFVIHDIETLWQAEKGLVWKQLVNGLPPYKEISVHVFYRCQCTTVETVRELTEFAKSIPNFSNLFLNDQVTLLKYGVHEAIFAMLASIVNKDGLLVANGSGFVTHEFLRSLRKPFSDIIEPKFEFAVKFNALELDDSDLALFIAAIILCGDRPGLMNVPQVEAIQDTILRALEFHLQANHPDTQYLFPKLLQKMADLRQLVTEHAQMMQWLKKTETETLLHPLLQEIYKDMY, encoded by the exons ATGGAGCAGCCACAGGAGGAGACCCCTGAGGTccgggaagaggaggagaaagcgGAAGTGGCAGAGGCTGAAGGAGCCCCAGAGCTCAATGGAGGACCAGAGCTTGCACTTCCTTCCAGCAGCTACACAG ACCTCTCCCAGAGTTCCTCCCCACCCTCACTTCTGGACCAGCTCCAGATGGGCTGTGACGGGGCCTCGGGCGGCAGCCTCAACATGGAGTGCCGAGTGTGCGGGGACAAGGCCTCAGGCTTCCACTATGGTGTTCATGCGTGCGAGGGGTGCAAG GGCTTCTTCCGAAGGACAATTCGCATGAAGCTGGAATATGAGAAGTGTGATCGGAGCTGCAAGATCCAGAAGAAGAACCGCAACAAGTGTCAGTACTGCCGCTTCCAGAAATGCCTGGCACTGGGCATGTCACACAATG CTATCCGCTTTGGCCGGATGCCAGAGGCGGAGAAGAGGAAGCTGGTGGCGGGGCTGACAGCCAGCGAGGGGCACCTGCACAACCCACAGCTGGCTGACCTGAAGGCCTTCTCCAAGCACATCTACAACGCCTACCTGAAAAACTTCAACATGACCAAAAAGAAGGCCCGCAGCATCCTCACTGGCAAGTCCAGCCACACTGCG CCCTTTGTGATCCACGACATCGAGACATTGTGGCAGGCAGAGAAGGGCCTGGTGTGGAAGCAGCTGGTGAACGGCCTGCCGCCCTACAAGGAGATCAGCGTGCACGTCTTCTACCGCTGCCAGTGCACCACAGTGGAGACCGTGCGGGAGCTCACCGAGTTTGCCAAGAGCATCCCCAACTTCAGCAATCTCTTCCTCAATGACCAGGTGACCCTTCTCAAGTATGGTGTGCATGAGGCCATCTTTGCCATGCTGGCCTCCATTGTCAACAAAGATGGGCTGCTGGTGGCCAATGGCAGTGGCTTTGTCACTCATGAGTTCCTGCGCAGCCTCCGCAAGCCCTTCAGTGACATCATTGAACCCAAGTTCGAGTTTGCTGTCAAGTTTAACGCCCTGGAACTTGACGACAGCGACCTGGCTCTGTTCATCGCAGCCATTATCCTGTGTGGAG ACCGGCCAGGCCTCATGAACGTGCCCCAGGTGGAGGCCATCCAGGACACCATCCTGCGTGCCCTCGAGTTCCACTTGCAGGCCAACCACCCCGACACCCAGTACCTCTTCCCCAAGCTGCTGCAGAAGATGGCTGACCTGCGGCAGCTGGTTACCGAGCATGCCCAGATGATGCAGTGGCTCAAGAAGACTGAGACTGAGACCTTGCTGCACCCCCTGCTCCAGGAGATCTATAAGGACATGTACTGA